From a region of the Solanum stenotomum isolate F172 chromosome 2, ASM1918654v1, whole genome shotgun sequence genome:
- the LOC125856891 gene encoding serine/threonine-protein kinase VPS15 isoform X1 translates to MGNKIAKTTQASAMEYYLHDLPSSYNLVLKEVVGRGRFLKSILCKHDEGLVLVKVYFKRGDFIDLREYEHRLSKIRDIFTSLDHPHVWPFQFWLETDKAAYLLRQYFFNNLHDRLSTRPFLCLVEKKWLAFQLLYAVKQSHEHGVCHGDIKCENVLVTSWNWLYLADFASFKPTYIPHDDPSDFSFFFDTGGRRRCYLAPERFYEHGGEIHVSQDAPLKPSMDIFAVGCVIAELFLEGQPLFELSQLLAYRRGQHDPSQLLEKIPDSGIRKMILHMIQLDPDSRYSAESYLQNYAGVVFPSYFSPFLHNFYSLLNPLNSDARVLICQTSFNEILKQMMSDKPGDRNPPAVSPHSVPVSQTRQVSEMNENLNLVKDSLSNREEIEKGSVHDRFDLLGNVNTLLRDVKQNNQCPVVKPLLEDIANTAYSQKQRQCHIQSPVEQIPVSSISFKRIHHPFLKKITMEDLTVLMSDYDNQSDTFGMPFLPLPEEVMSCEGMVLIASLLCSCIRNIKLPFMRRGAVLLLNSCSLYIDDEDRLQRVLPHVIAMLSDPAAIVRCAALETLCDILPLVRDFPPSDAKIFPEYILPMLSMLPDDPEESVRICYASNISKLALTAYGFLIHSISLSEAGVLNETNSSQNSSISTSGEPVRPQSLNSDTQLGQLRKSVAEVIQELVMGPKQTPNIRRALLQDIGNLCWFFGQRQSNDFLLPILPAFLNDRDEQLRAVFYGQIIYVCFFVGQRSVEEYLFPYIEQALTDTTEAVIVNALDCLAILCKSGFLRKRFLLEMIDRSFHLLCYPSQWVRRSSVTFIAASSENLGAVDSYVFLVPVIRPFLRRQPASLASEKALLSCLKPSVSKEMYYQLVENAKSSDMLERQRKIWYNSTPQSKQWETVDLLDRSSSELDRMKYWPGRKHDFPGYKSASDLTKPIDFTDCDDNPTKVKSVGSLIQDPSSIIDSGDRLPSEKLQLSGFVSPQVSGMSSFIDKSADGIPLYYFKEDNKRPAGTGVAASDSSFPYTSFGFGSSSLPWMDPVNKSFNLANSVPAPKLVSGSISIGNSSTLLRRVVHEVEDREADQTAYVNNKFQDIGSGTSRTGSLTMEDNTAATDRTDLSSFARTSMITDSGWRPRGVLVAHLQEHRSAVNDISISADHSFFVSASDDSTVKVWDSKKLEKDISFRSRLTYSLEGSRALCVTVLQGSAQVVVGACDGTIHMFSVDYISRGLGNVVEKYSGIADVKKNEVGEGAVASLLNYCSDVGASKMILYSTQNCGLHMLDTRTSSHAWNTKVYPKEGYISSLVAGPCGNWFVSGSSRGVLTLWDLRFCIPVNTWQYSLACPIERMSLFLPPPSTSLSVAARPLVYVAAGCNEVSLWNAENGSCHQVLRVANNENEAENSDLPWALVKPSNKANPKQDLRRNNGSKYRVDELSDPPPRLSGIRALLPLPGGDLLTGGTDLKIRRWDHCSPERSYCVCGPSIKGVVNDDFYETKSSFGVQIVQEAKRRPLATRQTAKAILGAAAVDAAGCHRDCILSLASVKLNQRLVISGSRDGAVKVWK, encoded by the exons ATGGGGAATAAGATCGCAAAAACGACACAAGCGTCGGCAATGGAGTATTACCTCCACGACTTGCCGTCGTCGTATAATCTGGTGCTGAAAGAAGTTGTAGGTAGAGGTCGCTTTTTGAAATCAATTCTCTGCAAACACGATGAAGGACTTGTGCTTGTAAAAGTCTATTTCAAAAGAGGGGATTTCATTGATTTACGCGAATATGAGCATCGTCTCTCCAAAATTCGTGACATATTCACCTCCCTTGATCATCCACATGTTTGGCCTTTCCAG TTCTGGCTTGAAACAGATAAAGCTGCTTATCTGTTGAGACAATACTTCTTTAACAATCTTCATGATCGTCTTAGTACCCGACCTTTCCTCTGTCTTGTTGAGAAGAAATGGCTTGCTTTCCAG TTGCTTTATGCAGTGAAGCAGAGTCATGAGCATGGAGTGTGTCATG GTGATATCAAGTGTGAGAATGTGCTAGTCACATCTTGGAACTGGCTTTATCTTGCAGACTTTGCATCGTTCAAACCCACTTATATTCCACATGATGATCCTTCtgatttctccttcttctttgaTACCGGTGGACGAAGACGATGCTATCTTGCACCCGAG AGATTTTATGAGCATGGAGGTGAGATACACGTTTCACAAGATGCTCCTTTGAAGCCATCTATGGACATCTTTGCTGTTGG GTGTGTTATTGCTGAGCTTTTCCTTGAGGGCCAGCCGTTATTCGAATTGTCTCAACTGCTTGCTTATCGCAGAGGACAACACGATCCCAGTCAACTTCTGGAAAAG ATTCCAGATTCAGGAATCCGGAAGATGATTCTTCATATGATTCAATTGGACCCAGACTCACGATATTCTGCTGAAAGCTATCTGCAGAACTATGCAGGAGTTGTGTTCCCAAGCTACTTCTCACCATTCCTTCATAATTTCTATTCCTTGTTGAATCCCCTTAATTCCGATGCAAGG GTTCTGATATGCCAGACCTCTTTTAATGAGATCCTTAAACAAATGATGAGTGATAAGCCTGGTGACAGGAACCCCCCTGCTGTGAGTCCACATTCAGTTCCTGTCAGTCAAACACGGCAAGTGAGTGAAATGAACGAAAATCTGAATTTAGTGAAGGACTCATTGAGCAACAGAGAAGAGATTGAGAAGGGCTCAGTTCATGATCGCTTTGATCTGCTTGGCAACGTGAACACTTTGCTCAGGGAtgtgaaacaaaataatcaATGTCCTGTTGTGAAGCCTTTGCTGGAGGATATAGCCAATACAGCATATTCTCAGAAGCAAAGACAATGTCACATCCAATCTCCAGTTGAACAAATCCCAGTGAGCTCCATTTCTTTCAAGAGAATTCACcatccttttttaaaaaagatcaCCATGGAAGATTTGACTGTGTTGATGTCTGACTATGATAATCAATCGGACACTTTTGGAATGCCTTTCTTACCACTTCCTGAAGAAGTAATGAGCTGTGAAGGAATGGTGCTGATAGCCTCATTGTTGTGTTCCTGCATACGTAATATCAAATTGCCTTTTATGAGGAGAGGTGCTGTATTGCTGTTGAACTCTTGTTCCTTGTACATTGATGACGAAGATCGGTTGCAGCGAGTACTTCCGCATGTGATAGCAATGCTGTCGGATCCAGCTGCAATTGTTCGTTGTGCTGCCTTAGAGACTTTATGTGATATTCTTCCTTTGGTTAGAGATTTTCCTCCAAGTGATGCCAAAATTTTTCCTGAGTATATTCTCCCTATGCTTTCCATGCTTCCTGATGACCCAGAGGAGAGTGTTAGGATTTGTTATGCAAGCAATATATCGAAGCTTGCGCTAACAGCTTATGGTTTTCTGATTCACTCAATAAGCTTGAGCGAGGCAGGTGTTCTGAATGAAACAAATTCATCCCAGAATTCATCAATATCGACCTCAGGCGAGCCAGTACGGCCACAGAGTCTAAACAGTGATACACAACTTGGTCAATTAAGGAAGTCAGTTGCTGAGGTTATTCAAGAACTCGTGATGGGCCCAAAGCAAACTCCAAACATCAGGAGAGCGCTATTGCAAGATATTGGTAACCTTTGTTGGTTTTTTGGGCAGAGGCAAAGTAATGATTTCCTGTTGCCCATTCTCCCTGCTTTTCTAAATGATAGAGATGAGCAGCTCAGGGCAGTATTTTATGGGCAAATCATATATGTCTGTTTTTTTGTTGGACAAAGAAGTGTTGAAGAATATCTTTTCCCATACATTGAGCAGGCATTGACTGATACAACTGAGGCTGTAATCGTCAATGCACTAGATTGCTTGGCCATTCTCTGCAAAAGTGGCTTTCTGCGCAAGCGGTTCCTACTTGAAATGATAGACCGTTCTTTCCATTTGTTGTGCTACCCTAGCCAATGGGTAAGGAGATCATCTGTCACCTTTATTGCTGCCAGCAGTGAGAACTTAGGAGCAGTTGATTCTTATGTTTTTCTTGTCCCCGTAATAAGGCCCTTCCTTCGCAGGCAGCCAGCATCTCTAGCTTCAGAGAAAGCTCTTCTCTCATGTCTGAAGCCATCAGTTTCAAAAGAAATGTACTATCAGCTTGTGGAGAATGCAAAGAGTTCAGATATGCTGGAGAGACAAAGAAAGATATGGTACAATTCAACACCTCAGTCAAAACAATGGGAAACTGTAGATTTACTTGACAGAAGCAGCAGTGAGTTGGATCGAATGAAATACTGGCCTGGGAGAAAACATGATTTTCCGGGTTATAAATCTGCTAGTGATTTAACTAAACCAATTGATTTTACTGATTGTGATGATAATCCGACCAAGGTGAAATCAGTGGGAAGCTTAATACAAGATCCTTCGAGCATAATAGATAGCGGTGATCGCCTCCCCTCAGAAAAATTACAGCTATCTGGCTTTGTGTCTCCTCAAGTCAGTGGTATGAGCAGCTTTATTGATAAATCAGCTGATGGCATTCCTTTGTACTATTTTAAGGAGGATAACAAGAGACCAGCAGGCACTGGTGTAGCAGCCTCTGATTCCTCATTTCCATATACTTCATTTGGATTTGGTTCTTCATCCTTGCCTTGGATGGATCCTGTGAACAAATCATTTAACTTGGCTAATTCAGTTCCAGCACCTAAGCTTGTGTCAGGTTCAATAAGCATTGGCAATAGCTCCACACTGTTGCGGAGAGTTGTACATGAAGTGGAAGACAGGGAAGCTGATCAAACAGCATATGTGAATAACAAGTTTCAGGACATTGGGTCTGGTACATCTAGAACGGGTTCCCTAACAATGGAAGACAACACAGCCGCAACAGATAGAACTGATTTGTCATCTTTTGCCAGAACATCCATGATTACCGATTCAGGATGGAGGCCTCGTGGGGTTTTGGTTGCTCACCTCCAAGAGCACCGTTCTGCTGTTAATGATATATCCATTTCAGCAGACCACAGCTTTTTTGTTAGTGCATCTGACGATTCTACTGTTAAGGTTTGGGATTCGAAAAAGCTAGAGAAGGATATCTCATTCAGGTCAAGGTTAACTTATTCTTTAGAAGGAAGCCGAGCTTTATGTGTTACAGTGCTCCAAGGTTCTGCTCAAGTTGTTGTTGGAGCATGTGATGGAACAATACATATGTTCTCTGTTGATTATATCTCCCGAGGACTCGGTAATGTTGTCGAGAAGTACTCTGGTATTGCTGATGTGAAGAAGAATGAAGTGGGAGAGGGTGCTGTTGCAAGCCTTTTGAACTACTGTTCAGATGTTGGTGCctcaaaaatgattttgtacAGCACTCAGAATTGTGGGCTCCATATGTTGGACACAAGAACAAGTTCACATGCCTGGAACACCAAAGTTTATCCCAAAGAGGGCTATATATCATCTCTAGTTGCAGGACCCTGTGGAAATTGGTTTGTATCAGGTTCCTCAAGAGGTGTACTTACACTTTGGGATTTGAGGTTTTGCATACCGGTTAACACATGGCAATATTCTCTTGCCTGCCCAATTGAGAGAATGTCTCTTTTTCTTCCTCCTCCTAGTACCTCATTGTCTGTAGCAGCAAGGCCCCTTGTTTATGTTGCAGCAGGTTGTAATGAAGTCTCTCTATGGAATGCAGAGAACGGGAGCTGCCACCAG GTTTTGAGGGTAGCAAACAATGAGAATGAGGCTGAGAACTCCGACTTACCTTGGGCTTTAGTGAAGCCATCAAATAAGGCTAATCCTAAACAAGATCTAAGAAGAAATAATGGTTCAAAGTACCGAGTTGATGAATTGAGTGATCCGCCTCCTCGCCTTTCTGGCATTCGTGCATTGCTTCCATTACCTGGTGGTGATTTGTTAACAGGGGGAACTGACTTAAAAATACGTCGCTGGGATCATTGCAG CCCGGAACGAAGTTATTGTGTTTGCGGACCATCTATAAAGGGGGTTGTTAATGATGACTTTTATGAGACAAAATCCAGCTTTGGCGTACAAATAGTGCAG GAGGCGAAGAGGCGACCTTTGGCCACCAGACAAACAGCAAAGGCAATCCTTGGAGCTGCTGCCGTTGATGCGGCTGGGTGTCACCGTGATTGTATTCTCTCTTTGGCTTCTGTCAAATTAAATCAGAGACTTGTGATATCAGGTAGCAGAGATGGAGCTGTTAAGGTTTGGAAGTAA
- the LOC125856891 gene encoding serine/threonine-protein kinase VPS15 isoform X2, whose product MACFPGDIKCENVLVTSWNWLYLADFASFKPTYIPHDDPSDFSFFFDTGGRRRCYLAPERFYEHGGEIHVSQDAPLKPSMDIFAVGCVIAELFLEGQPLFELSQLLAYRRGQHDPSQLLEKIPDSGIRKMILHMIQLDPDSRYSAESYLQNYAGVVFPSYFSPFLHNFYSLLNPLNSDARVLICQTSFNEILKQMMSDKPGDRNPPAVSPHSVPVSQTRQVSEMNENLNLVKDSLSNREEIEKGSVHDRFDLLGNVNTLLRDVKQNNQCPVVKPLLEDIANTAYSQKQRQCHIQSPVEQIPVSSISFKRIHHPFLKKITMEDLTVLMSDYDNQSDTFGMPFLPLPEEVMSCEGMVLIASLLCSCIRNIKLPFMRRGAVLLLNSCSLYIDDEDRLQRVLPHVIAMLSDPAAIVRCAALETLCDILPLVRDFPPSDAKIFPEYILPMLSMLPDDPEESVRICYASNISKLALTAYGFLIHSISLSEAGVLNETNSSQNSSISTSGEPVRPQSLNSDTQLGQLRKSVAEVIQELVMGPKQTPNIRRALLQDIGNLCWFFGQRQSNDFLLPILPAFLNDRDEQLRAVFYGQIIYVCFFVGQRSVEEYLFPYIEQALTDTTEAVIVNALDCLAILCKSGFLRKRFLLEMIDRSFHLLCYPSQWVRRSSVTFIAASSENLGAVDSYVFLVPVIRPFLRRQPASLASEKALLSCLKPSVSKEMYYQLVENAKSSDMLERQRKIWYNSTPQSKQWETVDLLDRSSSELDRMKYWPGRKHDFPGYKSASDLTKPIDFTDCDDNPTKVKSVGSLIQDPSSIIDSGDRLPSEKLQLSGFVSPQVSGMSSFIDKSADGIPLYYFKEDNKRPAGTGVAASDSSFPYTSFGFGSSSLPWMDPVNKSFNLANSVPAPKLVSGSISIGNSSTLLRRVVHEVEDREADQTAYVNNKFQDIGSGTSRTGSLTMEDNTAATDRTDLSSFARTSMITDSGWRPRGVLVAHLQEHRSAVNDISISADHSFFVSASDDSTVKVWDSKKLEKDISFRSRLTYSLEGSRALCVTVLQGSAQVVVGACDGTIHMFSVDYISRGLGNVVEKYSGIADVKKNEVGEGAVASLLNYCSDVGASKMILYSTQNCGLHMLDTRTSSHAWNTKVYPKEGYISSLVAGPCGNWFVSGSSRGVLTLWDLRFCIPVNTWQYSLACPIERMSLFLPPPSTSLSVAARPLVYVAAGCNEVSLWNAENGSCHQVLRVANNENEAENSDLPWALVKPSNKANPKQDLRRNNGSKYRVDELSDPPPRLSGIRALLPLPGGDLLTGGTDLKIRRWDHCSPERSYCVCGPSIKGVVNDDFYETKSSFGVQIVQEAKRRPLATRQTAKAILGAAAVDAAGCHRDCILSLASVKLNQRLVISGSRDGAVKVWK is encoded by the exons ATGGCTTGCTTTCCAG GTGATATCAAGTGTGAGAATGTGCTAGTCACATCTTGGAACTGGCTTTATCTTGCAGACTTTGCATCGTTCAAACCCACTTATATTCCACATGATGATCCTTCtgatttctccttcttctttgaTACCGGTGGACGAAGACGATGCTATCTTGCACCCGAG AGATTTTATGAGCATGGAGGTGAGATACACGTTTCACAAGATGCTCCTTTGAAGCCATCTATGGACATCTTTGCTGTTGG GTGTGTTATTGCTGAGCTTTTCCTTGAGGGCCAGCCGTTATTCGAATTGTCTCAACTGCTTGCTTATCGCAGAGGACAACACGATCCCAGTCAACTTCTGGAAAAG ATTCCAGATTCAGGAATCCGGAAGATGATTCTTCATATGATTCAATTGGACCCAGACTCACGATATTCTGCTGAAAGCTATCTGCAGAACTATGCAGGAGTTGTGTTCCCAAGCTACTTCTCACCATTCCTTCATAATTTCTATTCCTTGTTGAATCCCCTTAATTCCGATGCAAGG GTTCTGATATGCCAGACCTCTTTTAATGAGATCCTTAAACAAATGATGAGTGATAAGCCTGGTGACAGGAACCCCCCTGCTGTGAGTCCACATTCAGTTCCTGTCAGTCAAACACGGCAAGTGAGTGAAATGAACGAAAATCTGAATTTAGTGAAGGACTCATTGAGCAACAGAGAAGAGATTGAGAAGGGCTCAGTTCATGATCGCTTTGATCTGCTTGGCAACGTGAACACTTTGCTCAGGGAtgtgaaacaaaataatcaATGTCCTGTTGTGAAGCCTTTGCTGGAGGATATAGCCAATACAGCATATTCTCAGAAGCAAAGACAATGTCACATCCAATCTCCAGTTGAACAAATCCCAGTGAGCTCCATTTCTTTCAAGAGAATTCACcatccttttttaaaaaagatcaCCATGGAAGATTTGACTGTGTTGATGTCTGACTATGATAATCAATCGGACACTTTTGGAATGCCTTTCTTACCACTTCCTGAAGAAGTAATGAGCTGTGAAGGAATGGTGCTGATAGCCTCATTGTTGTGTTCCTGCATACGTAATATCAAATTGCCTTTTATGAGGAGAGGTGCTGTATTGCTGTTGAACTCTTGTTCCTTGTACATTGATGACGAAGATCGGTTGCAGCGAGTACTTCCGCATGTGATAGCAATGCTGTCGGATCCAGCTGCAATTGTTCGTTGTGCTGCCTTAGAGACTTTATGTGATATTCTTCCTTTGGTTAGAGATTTTCCTCCAAGTGATGCCAAAATTTTTCCTGAGTATATTCTCCCTATGCTTTCCATGCTTCCTGATGACCCAGAGGAGAGTGTTAGGATTTGTTATGCAAGCAATATATCGAAGCTTGCGCTAACAGCTTATGGTTTTCTGATTCACTCAATAAGCTTGAGCGAGGCAGGTGTTCTGAATGAAACAAATTCATCCCAGAATTCATCAATATCGACCTCAGGCGAGCCAGTACGGCCACAGAGTCTAAACAGTGATACACAACTTGGTCAATTAAGGAAGTCAGTTGCTGAGGTTATTCAAGAACTCGTGATGGGCCCAAAGCAAACTCCAAACATCAGGAGAGCGCTATTGCAAGATATTGGTAACCTTTGTTGGTTTTTTGGGCAGAGGCAAAGTAATGATTTCCTGTTGCCCATTCTCCCTGCTTTTCTAAATGATAGAGATGAGCAGCTCAGGGCAGTATTTTATGGGCAAATCATATATGTCTGTTTTTTTGTTGGACAAAGAAGTGTTGAAGAATATCTTTTCCCATACATTGAGCAGGCATTGACTGATACAACTGAGGCTGTAATCGTCAATGCACTAGATTGCTTGGCCATTCTCTGCAAAAGTGGCTTTCTGCGCAAGCGGTTCCTACTTGAAATGATAGACCGTTCTTTCCATTTGTTGTGCTACCCTAGCCAATGGGTAAGGAGATCATCTGTCACCTTTATTGCTGCCAGCAGTGAGAACTTAGGAGCAGTTGATTCTTATGTTTTTCTTGTCCCCGTAATAAGGCCCTTCCTTCGCAGGCAGCCAGCATCTCTAGCTTCAGAGAAAGCTCTTCTCTCATGTCTGAAGCCATCAGTTTCAAAAGAAATGTACTATCAGCTTGTGGAGAATGCAAAGAGTTCAGATATGCTGGAGAGACAAAGAAAGATATGGTACAATTCAACACCTCAGTCAAAACAATGGGAAACTGTAGATTTACTTGACAGAAGCAGCAGTGAGTTGGATCGAATGAAATACTGGCCTGGGAGAAAACATGATTTTCCGGGTTATAAATCTGCTAGTGATTTAACTAAACCAATTGATTTTACTGATTGTGATGATAATCCGACCAAGGTGAAATCAGTGGGAAGCTTAATACAAGATCCTTCGAGCATAATAGATAGCGGTGATCGCCTCCCCTCAGAAAAATTACAGCTATCTGGCTTTGTGTCTCCTCAAGTCAGTGGTATGAGCAGCTTTATTGATAAATCAGCTGATGGCATTCCTTTGTACTATTTTAAGGAGGATAACAAGAGACCAGCAGGCACTGGTGTAGCAGCCTCTGATTCCTCATTTCCATATACTTCATTTGGATTTGGTTCTTCATCCTTGCCTTGGATGGATCCTGTGAACAAATCATTTAACTTGGCTAATTCAGTTCCAGCACCTAAGCTTGTGTCAGGTTCAATAAGCATTGGCAATAGCTCCACACTGTTGCGGAGAGTTGTACATGAAGTGGAAGACAGGGAAGCTGATCAAACAGCATATGTGAATAACAAGTTTCAGGACATTGGGTCTGGTACATCTAGAACGGGTTCCCTAACAATGGAAGACAACACAGCCGCAACAGATAGAACTGATTTGTCATCTTTTGCCAGAACATCCATGATTACCGATTCAGGATGGAGGCCTCGTGGGGTTTTGGTTGCTCACCTCCAAGAGCACCGTTCTGCTGTTAATGATATATCCATTTCAGCAGACCACAGCTTTTTTGTTAGTGCATCTGACGATTCTACTGTTAAGGTTTGGGATTCGAAAAAGCTAGAGAAGGATATCTCATTCAGGTCAAGGTTAACTTATTCTTTAGAAGGAAGCCGAGCTTTATGTGTTACAGTGCTCCAAGGTTCTGCTCAAGTTGTTGTTGGAGCATGTGATGGAACAATACATATGTTCTCTGTTGATTATATCTCCCGAGGACTCGGTAATGTTGTCGAGAAGTACTCTGGTATTGCTGATGTGAAGAAGAATGAAGTGGGAGAGGGTGCTGTTGCAAGCCTTTTGAACTACTGTTCAGATGTTGGTGCctcaaaaatgattttgtacAGCACTCAGAATTGTGGGCTCCATATGTTGGACACAAGAACAAGTTCACATGCCTGGAACACCAAAGTTTATCCCAAAGAGGGCTATATATCATCTCTAGTTGCAGGACCCTGTGGAAATTGGTTTGTATCAGGTTCCTCAAGAGGTGTACTTACACTTTGGGATTTGAGGTTTTGCATACCGGTTAACACATGGCAATATTCTCTTGCCTGCCCAATTGAGAGAATGTCTCTTTTTCTTCCTCCTCCTAGTACCTCATTGTCTGTAGCAGCAAGGCCCCTTGTTTATGTTGCAGCAGGTTGTAATGAAGTCTCTCTATGGAATGCAGAGAACGGGAGCTGCCACCAG GTTTTGAGGGTAGCAAACAATGAGAATGAGGCTGAGAACTCCGACTTACCTTGGGCTTTAGTGAAGCCATCAAATAAGGCTAATCCTAAACAAGATCTAAGAAGAAATAATGGTTCAAAGTACCGAGTTGATGAATTGAGTGATCCGCCTCCTCGCCTTTCTGGCATTCGTGCATTGCTTCCATTACCTGGTGGTGATTTGTTAACAGGGGGAACTGACTTAAAAATACGTCGCTGGGATCATTGCAG CCCGGAACGAAGTTATTGTGTTTGCGGACCATCTATAAAGGGGGTTGTTAATGATGACTTTTATGAGACAAAATCCAGCTTTGGCGTACAAATAGTGCAG GAGGCGAAGAGGCGACCTTTGGCCACCAGACAAACAGCAAAGGCAATCCTTGGAGCTGCTGCCGTTGATGCGGCTGGGTGTCACCGTGATTGTATTCTCTCTTTGGCTTCTGTCAAATTAAATCAGAGACTTGTGATATCAGGTAGCAGAGATGGAGCTGTTAAGGTTTGGAAGTAA
- the LOC125856918 gene encoding serine/threonine-protein kinase SAPK2-like, protein MERYEIQKDIGSGNFGVAKLVKDKWSGELFAVKYIERGKKIDEHVQREIMNHRSLRHPNIIRFKEVFLTPAHLAIVMEYASGGELFERICNAGRFSEDEARFFFQQLISGVSYCHSMQICHRDLKLENTLLDGSSTQCLKICDFGYSKSAALHSQPKSTVGTPAYIAPEVLSRKEYDGKIADVWSCGVTLYVMLVGAYPFEDPDDPRNFKKTITRILSVQYSIPYYVRVSKECNHLLSRIFVADPEKRITIEEIKKHPWFLKNLPKEFMKGEEASLVQMNSEEKPLQSIEEALAIIQEARKPGEGSKASDYFVHSSISMDLDDFDTDADLDDEIDTSGDFVCAL, encoded by the exons atggaAAGATATGAAATTCAGAAAGACATTGGTTCTGGGAATTTTGGTGTTGCTAAGCTTGTGAAAGATAAATGGAGTGGTGAACTTTTTGCTGTCAAATATATTGAAAGAGGCAAAAAG ATTGATGAGCATGTTCAAAGGGAAATAATGAATCACAGATCTTTGAGGCACCCGAATATCATTCGATTTAAGGAG GTATTTCTCACACCAGCTCATCTAGCTATAGTGATGGAATATGCTTCTGGCGGAGAGCTTTTTGAACGAATATGCAATGCTGGAAGATTCAGTGAAGATGAG GCAAGGTTTTTCTTTCAACAACTTATATCAGGAGTGAGTTACTGTCATTCAATG CAAATCTGCCACAGAGATCTTAAGCTTGAAAACACATTGTTAGACGGGAGCTCTACGCAATGTCTAAAAATATGCGATTTTGGCTATTCTAAG tcAGCAGCATTGCATTCACAACCAAAATCTACAGTTGGAACTCCGGCCTATATCGCACCAGAAGTCTTATCGAGAAAAGAATATGATGGAAAG ATAGCAGATGTTTGGTCTTGTGGGGTCACATTATATGTGATGCTGGTTGGTGCATATCCGTTTGAAGATCCTGATGATCCAAGAAACTTCAAGAAGACAATAACT AGGATATTAAGCGTACAGTACTCGATCCCTTACTATGTCCGAGTCTCCAAGGAGTGTAATCACCTCTTATCTCGGATATTCGTTGCTGATCCTGAGAAG AGGATAACGATCGAAGAAATAAAGAAGCATCCATGGTTCTTAAAGAACTTGCCTAAAGAATTTATGAAAGGAGAGGAAGCTAGTTTAGTACAAATGAATAGTGAAGAAAAGCCATTACAAAGTATTGAAGAAGCATTGGCTATAATTCAAGAAGCAAGAAAACCAGGAGAGGGGTCTAAAGCAAGTGATTATTTTGTTCATAGCAGCATTAGTATGGATCTTGATGATTTTGATACTGATGCTGATTTAGATGATGAGATTGACACAAGTGGTGATTTTGTATGTGCATTATGA